Proteins found in one Anopheles aquasalis chromosome 3, idAnoAquaMG_Q_19, whole genome shotgun sequence genomic segment:
- the LOC126574273 gene encoding tetraspanin-9-like, whose product MLRGVVVIDTITTLIRSDYFLLTFLVLVVLFVGTVLGYTLRERIALGLQEQMYVSLELYGRRRMTTVSWDMTQEELQCCGVEDYRDWNDRIPDSCCLDDYGARKRPCQQVQNSLTIYQTGCYQAITQELMHNAALLGLVAMLLFVAIIPATVMAYYMLTVV is encoded by the exons ATGCTGCGTGGTGTGGTAGTGATCGACACGATCACGACTCTAATCAGATCAGAT TACTTTTTGCTTAcctttctggtgctggtcgtcCTGTTCGTCGGTACCGTACTCGGTTATACACTACGCGAGCGGATTGCACTCGGTTTGCAGGAGCAGATGTACGTGAGCCTGGAGCTGTACGGCCGCCGCCGCATGACGACCGTTTCCTGGGACATGACACAGGAGGAGCTGCAGTGCTGCGGCGTTGAGGATTACCGTGACTGGAACGATCGTATCCCGGACTCGTGCTGCCTGGATGATTACGGTGCCCGGAAGCGACCCTGTCAGCAGGTGCAAAATTCGCTCACCATCTACCAGACCGGATGCTATCAGGCGATCACTCAGGAGCTGATGCACAACGCAGCGTTGCTAGGGCTAGTGGCGATGCTCCTGTTCGTTGCCATCATTCCTGCAACGGTCATGGCATACTACATGCTAACTGTCGTATGA